The Xyrauchen texanus isolate HMW12.3.18 chromosome 33, RBS_HiC_50CHRs, whole genome shotgun sequence region ttggaaatctcttgaggctatttccagtcatgctagtgcagctcttatctacttgaatagaaaaaaaacaaaatctcctAAACAGTTGGTCAAGGTTAcgatcaaaggacatatttcaaatcagcagtcaaatctgacaacactagTATCATACATTTTGCTTCATTACcattaaaaaaagcaattttcTTGGCATgtttagctaatgtgcatgcatattgacaggcgatgtctgtatctaaaaggtgattggctctgtTACctttaaggtgggacttcctttctacatccgttgaccgttccaatttctcccattctttttaatagaagtggcccatctctgctaaataatctctgactgCTTTCAATTTTCTCTCTCGgtttccctatcgagaggtctctcctattgcgtaagtagcttacgctatgggaaaactccgtttctcgagaaatattgaagtctttatgtaaaacgcattgcagctgcacagcagacagcaatgagcgaggcagctcggtcattggctgtgctgcagcagcttgctcgaaccaatgacggggcgactctgaacgcgcgaccaatgggcgcgtgcTTCgtgctcgcgcgctcagagcccgccaagatgggcgtggcttagggctatatattaggcgccccgtcatgagagttctttagatttaatctccttcagcaaagaccttctcttcgctggattctCCGGATTGTTgtagtctttcgcccgccgtcgaaaagcctacagcaggactgctaagaggacgccggcatcttcagccgccatcgaagccttctgctatgccatccggcgcgcaacgctatatcctttactgcaagcgctcgccccagCGACGCTTTTtgattagtaaaagagcaattttttcaaggcgttgttgcaaatgccttcagcctgcgccttgtgcagaggccctcttcctgatggggatcgtcacatcatttgcactcgctgcctgggaccggaccacgcacccctgaagccttctttttcttcctcgctctcctcagtggacggcgcaagagaaagaggctacgagggaactccgcccctcgaggaggctgtggccaaccatctgtgcccaccctccaccgccggatggaaagccaaagcttctcatccctcgaagctctgcagatccacctcagctctcgccggtcacGCATACGCCTGAACCTgaagctttcaaggacctgcgcagcgccactgacgtagccctgcgagccacgaaggccaccgcccaatccatcggccgggccatggctaatttgactgtccttgagcgccatctgtggctgacgctaacggagatgaaggacgtgGATAAGGTGCCATTGTTtaacgcgcctatcgctccaagcggcctgttcggatcagcggtaaaagaattcgctgaacgcttcactgaggcccggaaggattcgcaagctatgcgtcacttcctgcccaagcgctccagctcgtctcaccagagaccgcctcagcagcagcagcgagccagggcggccccTCCGTCTCCCaaaagccgaagagcagacctgaaacggacgctcgacgccgctcgcgttccgctggccgaagaaagccgcctgagcaacgaggtcctcggcccaatatcgtgctgaacccggagcctcgtaagtcttcctagcaataggaagaaaaagagagtatGTGTCTCGCAAAggcggaccactctctctaaaacatgtaaaacattacccagtccccttacaggcggttggaaatgtctgtacagcagtcaatgggccagtcacagaactcgctcacctgcaatcaaacgccgttttaacggcgacacacagaaatcacgaaaagagtcattttctgcctgtgtcaccaagggttcacatgtccacactaaagtgcgcattcccacataccaatactgtccaaacagtgccaaatacttccccagctcaggctggacgtccaataaatgtagatcgtgtgcctattgtcatgtatgcaccactacacacaagcactgttcccacagttataaacacttccccagtaaaagcgggaaatactataaaggtagcgcgtgtgcctgctgtcctgcatgcacccatccacacaaacactgtatgcatagccaaaaaacccccgccgcgagcggaagactttatgaaagtggtgcgcgtgcctactacagtatatgcacccccacccataagtgctgcccatacagtttcaaacagttctctgtctcatgccgcaaacatcacagatgcgatgcgcgagccaagagacACCCGCTaaaagcgggaagctttatgaatgtggcgcgagtgcctattacgatgtatgcacccccacccgaaaactctgttcatacattttcaagcatttctccgactcatgctgcaagcatttcggagacagcgcgcgtgcctgtactctcacacacacctctgcactcggcactcaatacggctgctcagcgcgcacctgcgcctctgagagctgtaaactcagtgttagcacaaggcaatttgccggtggggcccatacgtcacagcgacatgcccccagccagcattcagcccatatctgtgcgagcaaaaacctgggaaaaaatccccgacatgccgaaatgggttttgaacataataaaacacggttactcaacttcaattcgctcgcagaccaccccgcttttcagcggtggtcgagacgaaagtgaggaaagatgtgtcacatgttctacgcaccgaggtgctcaaactgataagagaagggcgctatacaggtgaaactcgaaaaattagaataccgtgcaaaagttcattaatttcagtaattcaacttaaaaggtgaaactaatatattatatagactcattacaagcaaagtaagatatttcaagcctttatttgatatgattttgatgattatggcttacagcttatgaaaaccccaaattcagaatctcagaaaattagaatattgtgaaaaggttcagtattgtaggctcaaagtgtcacactaatcagctaaacacctgcaaaggattcctgagcctttaaatggtctctcagtctggttcagttgaattcacaatcatggggaagactgctgacctgacagttgtgcagaaaaccatcattgacaccctccacaaggagggaaagcctcaaaaggtaattgcaaaagaagttggatgttctcaaagtgctgtatcaaagcacattaatagaaagttaagtggaagggaaaagtgtggaagaaaaaggtgcacaagcagcagggatgaccgtagcctggagaggattgtcaggaaaaggccattcaaatgtgtggggagcttcacaaggagtggactgaggctggagttactgcatcaagagctaccacacacagacgggtcctggacatgggcttcaaatgtcaaacgtcttacctgggctaaagaaaaaaagaactggtctgttgctcagtggtccaaagtcctcttttctgatgagagcaaattttgcatctcatttggaaaccaaggtcccagagtctggaggaagaatggagaggcacacaatccaagatgcttgaagtccagtgtgaagtttccacagtctgtgttggtttggggagccatgtcatcggctggtgttggtccactgtgctttattaagtccagagtcaacgcagccgtctacggggacattttagagcacttcatgcttccttcagcagacaagctttatggagatgctgacttcattttccagcaggacttggcacctgcccacactgccaaaagtaccaaaacctggttcaatgaccatggtattactgtgcttgattggccagcaaactcgcctgacctgaaccccatagagaatctatggggcattgccaagagaaagatgagagacatgagaccaaacaatgcagaagagctgaaggccgctattgaagcatcttggtcttccataaaacctcagcagtgccacaggctgatagcatccatgccacgccgcactgaggcagtaattaatgcaaaaggggcccaaaccaagtactgagtacatatgcatgattatacttttcagagggctgacatttctgtatttaaaatcctttttttttattgatttcatgtaatattctaattttctgagattctgaatttggggttttcataagctgtaagccataatcataaaaattatatcaaataaaggcttgaaatatcttactttgcttgtaatgagtttatataatatattagtttcaccttttaagttgaattactgaaattaatgaacttttgcacgatattctaatttttcgagtttcacctgtagaaactgttcctccctctatgagcgaggcgggtttttacagccgctattttctcgtcccgaaaaaggacggtggcctccgccccatcctagatctcagacatctgaacaaagctttaatgattcgctcgttcagaatgttaacaaccaaacatatcctcacgcaagttcgccccggggattggtttctatcagtggatttgaaagacgcttactttcacattccgatagcgcctcatcacaggccttttctgagattcagcttcgagggacagtcataccactacacagtactaccattcggcctatcattggcccccgtacattcacgaaatgtatggacgcggcactttcccctgagacagcggggagtcgcgaatactgaattacctcgacgattggctaatcatagcacaatcagagggtcagttaacgacgcacagatcttggattatcagccatctagaatgcctgggtctgagaatcaattttgcaaagagcgtgctatcccccagccagaatatctcttttctgggaatagtgctagacttactgcagatgacagcgcgcctctcatcagagcgcgcgctctctattcgacgccttgcaacatcattcagaacgggcgcacacgcccccgtcaaacgatttcaaagaatgctcggtctcatggcctcggcatcagcggtactccagctaggattgttgcacatgcgtcctctccaacactggctcaagagccgtgtcctcactcacgcgtggcgctcgggccactttttgatcagagtgaatcacggctgtataaaagccctgacgccctggaaagccgtcaactggtatcaaaccggcgtgagtctgggcgtaaatacgcggagaaaaatgatcacgacagatgcctccaaaataggatggggggccctttacgagggcaggcctgtatccggcttttggtcaaacccagaaaagcgcctacatatatactgtctggaaatgaaagcggtcgccttggctctcagagccctgcttccgtacctgaaaaacgaacacgtcctggtccgaacggacaacatgatggtagtttcgtatataaatcgccagggtggactcaggtcgagctccctgcactctatggccagggagctcatcttatggtcacaacaccacctgcgctcgctaagggcagcgcatgtgccaggcgccctgaaccagggagcagacatgctgtctagagacaaggttctcccaggagaatggtctctccaccccctgacggttcagtggttatggcaaaactttggcgaggcagaggtcgacctcttcgcctccagggaaatgcgcaatgcccccttttcttctcaaagagcacggacgcgctcgcccaagtctggccgagccgccccttgtatgcttttcccccgatcacgatgctacctcaggtcatcagtcggatcagggaagtgggatgtgcagtgctcctggtagccccactctggaacaaccaaacgtggtttccagaactgatgcagatgatgcaatctgccccatggctgattccgttgaggctagacctcctcaggcaggccaacgggatgattcttcatccccgccccgatctgtgggccctccatgcatggcccctcaacgggttcccgagaacctccccagtggagttttgagaaccattactgaggcgcgagcaccctctacgaggcgcttatatgcccaaaagtggaaagtgttcagtgactggtgtgataccaagagcttgaaccccaaatcgtgcgagataccaagtgtactcgccttttgcaagagctgctggaggcgggccgcacaccctccacgctcaaagtctatgtggctgccatagcggcatcacataatcctgataaaggacgttcattaggaaaaacgacctaatcattacgtttcctaagaggctaggaggatgaaccctcctcgccccctcggtgccaatctgggacctggccacggtcctggacgcactcaagagtgccccgttcgaacctctccgaaccgtgcaccttaaacagctctcgctcaaaactgcgctcttgctggcgctcgcctcagtcaagagagtgggcgacctgcatgcgctgtcatcaagcgctgcttgcctggaatttggacctaacgactgcagagttgtccttaggccaaagcacgggtatattcctaaagtgctctccacacccttcagagcacaggtgatatctctggcagcgctatcgtccccagcagacgaaagcgatgccaatttactctgcccggtcagggcgctcagagtttatttggaacgttctgccctgttcagacagacggaacaattattcgtatgctttggcggccgtactaaaggtctcgcagtctcaaagcaaagaatatcacgctggatagtggatgctatagcgctagcttatgaagccaagggccttcaatgccccttaggcgtcagagctcactctaagaggagcatggcctcctcgtgggcttggtcgagtgggatacccattgaagatatttgtgcggcggcgggctgggcctcgccttcgacatttatcaggttttataacctacaggtcccctcattgcattccagcattctatcagcctgactgtagaatggactggagtatgtatatgctgagcattatctcctcccttataaggtccgtctctgaccgacttagaggattttttatgcatatcagtgcataaaaaactcagtacataagatatgtgcttgtgtttgtactatgagcaccccaccatggaccaccttggaaggcgctctatactatcccattatgtagctcgccgttggccggctcgtggaataatcactttgctttaaggctcaggcatctgcctctggctttatagagcgaagtcagcacgcacgccgttttgcatggtgttcccatagcgtaagctacttacgcaataggagagacctctcgatggGGAaagactcggttactaacgtaacctcggttccctgaaaggaggtaacgagtattgcgtaagctgccgtgctagtgcttggtcagttcgcttcagtcgattgaacctaaagaactctcatgacggggcgcctaatatatagccctaagccacattcatcttggcgggctctgagagcgcgagcgcgaagcacgcgcccattggtcgcgcgttcagagtcgcccagtcattggttcgagcaagttgctgcagcacagccaatgaccgagctgcctcgctcattgctgtctgctgtgcagctgcaatgcgttttacataaagacttcaatatttctcgagaaactgagttttcccatagcgtaagctacttacgcaatactcgttccctcctctcagggaaccgaggttacgttagtaaccgagtcgttatctatctagctagctgttactgtaatgtctgtataaccatataacttcaaacttttaaaactagtttcAACATTCAGACAataaagccaacatcaaagtttgtcttgacagacTTTACATAGTTATATTAAGATATTACATCATACATATGTAATATGTGTAATACATATGTAACATATGTGTAATGGACACACCATTAAATGTGTCATCTATCTTCTTTAAGATGTTTATTTAACACAATGACAAAGAACACTACATGGACACAACAGAAGATATATATCCTATGTGCTGGAGCGATTTGAAACACGGTTAGGTTTTTTGAATACCTCTCCTTAACAATAACATAATTTGCAGCATTATGTATCAGGTaagaaaattttaaatgtatatgataAGAAAAATAATTCTCAGTACACACTCCATACTGCAACTGTTTCATGCCTTAAAAATACTACAGCCCTCTTTGTTAACAATTTTGTCTCACCAGAGGTAGTTTCaaatttgctatattttatttatattcattaaTATAACTAAATCTTACCTTGATCTCTTATTTTGAAGGTTACACTGAATAGacattcattttttaattatatgacATATTCAGTTTGCAGTGACAACAAATGCTCTGTTATATTAAGTAGAACTTCCACAATGACAAACAAATGTTACAATATATAGACATTACAGCTTTTATGTGAAggcaaatgttattttttttatgttttactgaAAAAGGACCAAAATAAGTGTACAAATGCTGCCATCTATTGTCCTACAGTAGGAAGTACTCCACTATCTAAAAATTTGAACACTCACGTATAATGTTCTATACTGTATTCGGTTAAATTTATTAAATTCGGTTAATGGTTTAATTGCATGCCCAGGAGGAACAAATTAatcaaaaaaaacttttaatgtcTGTCAAATGCAAATTTGTAAAACTCATCCAAAGAAATACTTTCAGGATGAACCTATAATAACAAACTATGTGATTATAGACATccacacaacatttatttttaatatttaaaacaagatacataattatacatattattctTAACTAATGTTCTGCGTAATATCTAGggaaaatgtatgtttgaatgaGGGATACTCGTGCAATTTACACAACATtttggtatcaaaattggtaaGAATATCCATCTAATGTATCAAAAATATGAACTTAATTTTATTGTCTATTGCACAAAATTCAGAGAAAAATGATCAGTGGATATGAAATGCCATAATTACTATTTAATATTAGCACTGACTCTCAGTGAGTATTACTTAAGATTGCTTAACTCACGCTTTACAATAATTTTGTAATTCTCTCACTTAAAGAATGCACTTGATTAAAAGTCTCTGAATAATTTAGCTGTACCCAGGGATGGGTAACCGCTGTCCTTCCTTGGCTTCAAAAAAGGTGTATGAGAGTATTATAGTGTCAACTCGTGCCATCCTGGGGTCTTCATCAAACTCTGGAtcgatgtaaaagaaaacgggcaTGTCTACCTCCTCATGTGGGTTTAACCGCTGTTCCTCAAAACAGAAACACTGAAGAAGAAAAAGGGCAAAATTTAAGAGATGCATCAGAATGCAGTAAGCTAGGAGGGTAACACAAGGAAGAAAATAGTCATACATGTTCTATATATAGATTTCAACATTAAATCTACAAATTGTATGGATgtattgaatatatattttttgtttgcagTGAACTCTCTATACCTGTATCTTATTAAAGTATTGTCCAGCCTCAAAAGGCACAACATTGTAGGTAGAAATTCCTATCACGGGTTTATCTGTGGGATTTCGTGCCCTGTAAAAAGCCAGTGCAGTTTCCCCTGGGACAACCTGAAAAACCATTAAAACAGAATAAATCACCTTTATAATCTCCTTCCTCAATGGCATTACATAAAAATGGTACGGTTTATGGTATGCCAACATAAATGCTTAAGCATGAAATCACATAGCCAAGGTTGAAAATCTAAGACTTGAAAATATTTAGTATTGGcagaacattttacatttacgtttattcATGTAAGAGACCGTttcatccaaagtgatttacaaacAAGGAACACTACAGCAATTTTGTGAGCATGGGAAGTGCCATAATAAAAAGGTCCAGAATTGCTCAGAAAAGTATGAGCTAGTACAGGTAAATTTCAGACAAAAATGTATCTTACGAAAATGTCAGACTGCTGTGGAtggaaattccattgcatgctGGCATGTGTGTCTGCATTGAAGGTCACTTTAATAACACGGCCCCTAACTGGCTTCATTGTCTCCACTTGCTCAGTGTCATGTCCTGCTACCGCTGTGCCACCCAACCCTGTTGCCTAAAAGTAAGAGAAAAACATACTACACTAATCACACAAATCTACTGATGAAAGGGGCTCGGAGATGTCAGATTATCTCTTTAATGCTGACCTGACAGTACAGTCTGTACAGTGGAACAGAAGCATATGACATGCCGATCATTCCAACCCCAGCAGCCGCAATGTATGTGAGGATTGTCTTGTTCCTTTTCTTCCAGTCATCTTCCTGGCTCTGTTGCTTTCTCCTGTGAGTTTTAGTTCCACGTGTCTGATTGAGGAATCGTTGTGAGGTCCTGAGGAATAACTGGCCATTGGATGTGGCTAATCCTCTGATGTTGCAGCAATCAACACATAACCGAGTGCTAGAAAGCGCTAGTTGCAGATTCTGCTTTGCGCTCCACCCACGTAAAAGAAATGGCACCAGCATAATCCCAGTTACAAAATACTTATACTTAAATAAGCGTAGTCCacctataaaaaataaataaataaataaaaaagacattttaaatacaGCTACAGTACAGTGTGTGATCATCAATGCATACCAAAAAGAAGGCCTACCTAGATAGTATACTTTTCTAGACATTAATCGatggatatatatttttattctattcCCAGAAGGAAATTAGCTAATTACATTCATATATGGCCTATCTAAATAACACACATCAAACCTAGTCTTTAAACAAAAAGTGGTTAAAAGGAAGTCTCAAGTCAATTGGGTATTTAGTCCAGATATAGGTTTAGTTTATGTAGGACACTTTTTATACGTTTATAAACAACAAACAGCATTCAGTTTTCAATGTGTTGAAACCAAGATCACAAATGCAGATTCATAGAAAGACACTGACAAAACTAAAGTTTGATACTAGACCATTTACTATACTAGTCATTTAGTACTGACACATGCTAACGTGCTCAACTATTCTGTTAAATCTTTTCAATTTATATATGCATATAACACATGCCAAA contains the following coding sequences:
- the LOC127626827 gene encoding cytochrome c oxidase assembly protein COX11, mitochondrial-like, whose protein sequence is MLVPFLLRGWSAKQNLQLALSSTRLCVDCCNIRGLATSNGQLFLRTSQRFLNQTRGTKTHRRKQQSQEDDWKKRNKTILTYIAAAGVGMIGMSYASVPLYRLYCQATGLGGTAVAGHDTEQVETMKPVRGRVIKVTFNADTHASMQWNFHPQQSDIFVVPGETALAFYRARNPTDKPVIGISTYNVVPFEAGQYFNKIQCFCFEEQRLNPHEEVDMPVFFYIDPEFDEDPRMARVDTIILSYTFFEAKEGQRLPIPGYS